Within Spinacia oleracea cultivar Varoflay chromosome 4, BTI_SOV_V1, whole genome shotgun sequence, the genomic segment CCAACTGATGTCGCAGCAGCTGATCGTTTCTCTCCTCATCGTAATGCTGGATTCGCATGGTTGGCAGAGCCATTTCTGCCGGTATAACAGCCTCAGACCCGAAGCTTAATTTGAACGGACTCTTGCCGGTAGCCTCCTTGATAGCAGTTCTGTTGCACCACGGAATCTCTGGCATAAGATCTGCCCATTTGCCTTTACAGTCTTCTAGCTTCTTTTTCAGTGCAGCCAGGATTTGCTTATTCGCCGCCTCTGCTTGCCCATTGCTCTGTGGGTGACATACTGACGAGTGAGCTAACTTTACTCTGTATAACCCCAGGAAGCATTGTATGGGTGCACAATCAAACTGTGCTCCATGGTCAAAAACTATTGCCTGCGGCAGCCCGAatcttgttattatatttttccatatGAATTTTTTCACCTGGTTTGCCGTTATTTTTGCTACCGgctctgcttctatccacttggtgaagtagtccACTGCTACTATTAAGAACTTGCGCCCTCCAGCCGCCATTGGGAATGGTCCAAcaatatccattccccattGTGCGAATGGGATTGGGTTCAGAATGGGCATCAAATCATTGGCCGGCAAGTTTATCACAGCTGAAAACTTTTGACATTTCTCGCACTTTTTTACATAAGCTCGACAATCTTCTAACATTGTTGGCCAGTAATAGCCTTGCCTTTGACAGATGATGGAAAGGGGTTTTCCACCGGCATGGTTCCCACATGTTCCTTCGTGCATCTCTTCGATTAGCCTTGCTGACTCGAATGCTGTTAGGCACCTTAAGAATGGCAGGCTAAATGACTTTTTGTACAACCGTCCCCACAGGATGATGTACCAAACCGAGTCCCTTCTTGTCTTTTTGGCCTCTGCAAAATCTGCTGGTAGCGCTCCAGTCTGTATGTATGTTTGGATATTATCGTACCATTCTGAGGTAGTTGTGATGGCCATGACCCGTATTATCTCCGACTCCGTACTTCGCTTATTCATGACTTCCATCATGACTGTTCTTTTCAAGTCGGCgacatttgaacttgctaaCTTTGATAGGGCGTCTGCCAGTGTGTTCTCTGCTCGGGGTACCAGATTAATGATGAATTTCTCTAGCTGAGCCGACACCGACCTCAACTTCTCCAGGTATTTGACCATCGAAGGTTCTTTGGCCTCATATTCTCCGCTGAATTGACTTGCTACCAGCTGGGAGTCTGTTGTCAGTATTACTCTTTTGGCATCTGCTGCGAGGCACATTTGGATGCCGGCAATTGCTGCCTCGTATTCTGCCTCGTTATTTGACGCGTTGAACGTAAACTTTATAGCATACTCAAAAATGTCTCCTGCTGGCGATTTCATGATTATTCCAGCCCCACTGCCTGTCTGTGCAGCTGAACCATCCACTGACACATCCCATACTTCAGCTTGTATTTCATCCTCTTGGTATGACGCTTCAACTATGAAGTCCGCCAATGCCTGGGCTTTGATTGCAGTTCTTGGCCGGAATTCCAAGTCAAACTCGGACAACTCTATTGCCCATTTTAGCAACCGGCCTGATGTATCTAGCTTGCTGATGGCTTTTTCGAGAGGAAAGTTTGTTAGCACTTCGATTGTATGCGCATCAAAGTATGGTCTTAACTTTCTAGCCGCGATGAGGACTGCATATGCCATTTTTTCCACCAACGTGTACCTTGTTTCTGGGCCGTTTAGCACATGGCTCACAAAATATACCGGCTGCTGCCCTTTGTTTTCTGTTTCGGCTACCGGTACTGCTGCAACTGTTTTTGGCGACGCCGATATGTACAGTTGTAATTTGCCGCCCTCTTTTGCCCTTGCTATTGTTGGCAGGTTTTTTAAGTGACTTTTTAGAGCTTCAAAGGCCTCTTGCTCTGCCGGCCCCCATTTGAACTTCTTGTTTTGCCTCAGGGTTGTGAAGAAGGGCATTTGCTTATCTGCCGACTTGCTCACAAATCTGTTTAAGGCGGCCATTTTTCCTGTCAGCCGCTGTATGTCTTTTACGCTCTTGGGTTGCGGCAGACTGATGATTGCTTCTACTTTTTCAGGGTTGGCGTCTATGCCACGCTCGCTGACCAAGAAACCCAGGAATTTTCCCGACCTTactccgaagacgcatttttttgggtttaatttcatCCTGTATTTTCTCAAAGTTTCAAAAGTTTCTCGGAGGTCGCTAACATGATCCTCCTCCTTCCGGCTTTTTACGATAGAGTCATCTACATAGACCTCCACGTTTCTGCCTTTTTGGTCGGCGAACACCTTGTCAACCAGCCTTTGATATGTTGCCCCTGCATTTTTCAACCCGAACGGCATCGCCTTATAACAGAAAACTCCTGCATCTGTGATAAAGGTCGCCTTCTTCCTATCTGATTTATGCAGGCTGACCTGATGATACCCTGAGAAAGCATCTAGGAAACTGAGCATTGCGTGACCGCTAGTGGAGTCTACCAGCCTATCAATCCGTGGCAGGGGGTAGAAATCTTTCGGACATGCTCTGTTAAGGTtggtgaaatctacgcacattctccaTGACCCACTTGACTTTTTTACCATTACCACGTTTGCCAACCATTCGGGGTAGTCACATGGCTCAATGAAACCTGCCGCCAGAAGTTTATCCACCTCTTCTTGTATTGCTGTCATTTTCTCCGTGGAGAAATTACGTTTTTTCTGCCGTACAGGCCTAACATTTCTGTCGGCGTTTAATCGGTGAACCATTATCTCTGGATCGATACCAGGCATCTCATCCGCCGAGAATGCGAAGATGTCAGCGTACTCTCTCAGCAAGCTTATGAGGTTGACCTTCATGTCACTCCCCATTTCCGTACCGATCACGACTGTTCTATCCATGTTTCCAGCCTCCAGCTCGATATTTTCTGTCAGACCATCTGGCATTGGTCTTGGTGCTGATACCGGCCTTTCATCAAAGTGTTCCATGTTTAGGTCGGTTCGACCCCTTTTTGTGCAGCTCTTTCTTTTTGACAGTTGTTCTTGTCTTGCCGGCTTAGTAGTCAAGTGTATCTCTTGCCTTGCCGGCTCAGTAGTCAAGTTCACTTCTGGGACCATTCTTCCCGGTGTTCTCAAAGCAGTCAAGTAACAGGACCTTGCCGCCAACTGACTTCCCCTTATCTTTGCCGGCCTTTCCAGGTTCGACATATATATCATTGTCAAGTGATAGGTGGAGACTACCGCCTGCACGTCATGTATGAATGGGCGACCGATGATCACATTGTAGGCCGCTGGCACTTTAATGATTAGGAAATCCACCATGAGATCTCGCATTTCGGATCCTTCTCCGATTTTCACCGGCAGCCTTATACTACCCTCTGGGTACACTGTAGATCCTGAGAAACCGATTACTGGGTAGTTTACCCTTTGAAGTTCGTCCTCTGGTATGTGCAATTGTTTGAAAGCTTCCCAGAAGATGATGTTTGCTGAGCTGCCGCCGTCTACCAGTACTCTGTTCACATCGGCATTTGCTATATCAATTGTAAGAACTAATGGGTCATCATGCGGGAAAATGATGCCTCTGCAATCCGATTCCGAGAATGTCATCACTGGTATGCTGGGTGGGTTAGGCCACACTCTTGTGTTATGAAAGTTTACCATGTGCCTGTGTTCCTCCAAGCTTCTACTGGCGCTGCTTATTGTCCCTCCGTGGACTGGGCCGCCAGAAATTACATACACGGGTGGTTTTTTCCCGCCATCCCTTTGTTCTGCTCTGGCACTGGTTTCCGGCTGTTTTTGCTCGATTCTAGGCGGCTGATATGGTTGCTCGATTCTAGggtattgttgttgattttgctgTTGTGGCCGGTATGAATTGGTAGGGTTTCCTCCCACCGAGTTGTTGTTACCATTGCCCTGCCTTGCCCTATACTGTGAGAAATACCCCTTTCTGACCatatcctcaatgttgtctttgagGTCTCTGCAGTCCTCTGTTAGGTGGCCGTGCTCATTATGGAAGTCACAGAATTTCTTGACATTCCTTTCCCTACTCTGCATTGGTGGCGGCCTTCTCCAGCCATCCATCTTGttgtttatgttataaattgcCGTCCGCGGTGTGTTCAGCGGAGTGTAGTTATCAAAGAGTCCTCTGGACTCCCTTCTGTCTTGCCGGCTTTTCTGCCCTTGTGGATTGGCATTtctgttattctggtttctctgCCCTGCCCCTTGCTGATTATTGCTCTGATGAAAATTGTTTCCTCCTTTTCCCGTCTGTGGGTTATAGCCTGGATTGTACCCGACATTTCCGCCGGTTGCCACTACCACATTGGAGATCTTCATCATTTCATCCCCCCTGATGTACTCGTTGGCTTTGTGCAGGACGTCACCCAGATTGGTGTATGACTTTCGGCTGAGATATTTCTTGAATTCGCACTCTTGCATTCCCCTCATAAGAGCCAGAACGGCAACCTCCTGCTGCAAATTGGGGATAGTGATTGACTCGTTGTTAAAGCGGGTGAGATAATCCCTTAACGGCTCTCTATCTCTTTGAGCGAACGACATCAACTCTCCCGATgatttctttctcttctgtttGCTCACAAATCGTGACAAAAACGACGCCTGCAGCTGTCGGAAGCTGTATATGGAGTGTGCCTCTATGCCCTTATACCAGCTCGCTGCAACTCCTAGGAGTGTGGATGGGAACACTTTGCACCACATGGCATCAGAATCAGTGTACAGCATCATGTGCTGTTCGAATGTGGTGCAGTGATCCTCCGGATCTGTCGTCCCATCGTATCTCCCTGTCGGGATTTTTATCCTTTCCATCCTTTCTTCTAGGATTTCTCGGCACAGGGGAGAATCCTTTGGCTGGATTGTCTGCCGTCTAGCTATCTGTAGAACCGGCGCTCTTCGTTCGTATTCCGCGATGGGGACTTGCTCTGTTTCAGGCCATTCTGTTTCCGCCGGATCCGAGCGCTTTCTTTTTTCTGGGGTGTTTTCTTGATTCAGGGCGGTTAGGAGATCCCTAACAGGTAACTGGGGAACCGTCGACCTGGTCTTTCTTAGACTGCCGACTGACCCTGGCTGCTGCGAGGCTGGTAGCTCTGACAAAGCGGCCATCACCGCTGACAGTGTTTTCAATTGCTCTCCCGTGAATACTTCCGACAGGGGAGACAGGCGCTCCTGCAGCGTCTGTTCCAGCGGAGTTTTTGGTTGCTCTCTGGCAGGGCTTTCTATTTCT encodes:
- the LOC110790998 gene encoding uncharacterized protein, with translation MDFSQKDGKKSKKSQEKATTPQPATTSKFQPSLLNPVHPSQAQSVISPITKNTSIPAQREFTVEEDDELEIESPAREQPKTPLEQTLQERLSPLSEVFTGEQLKTLSAVMAALSELPASQQPGSVGSLRKTRSTVPQLPVRDLLTALNQENTPEKRKRSDPAETEWPETEQVPIAEYERRAPVLQIARRQTIQPKDSPLCREILEERMERIKIPTGRYDGTTDPEDHCTTFEQHMMLYTDSDAMWCKVFPSTLLGVAASWYKGIEAHSIYSFRQLQASFLSRFVSKQKRKKSSGELMSFAQRDREPLRDYLTRFNNESITIPNLQQEVAVLALMRGMQECEFKKYLSRKSYTNLGDVLHKANEYIRGDEMMKISNVVVATGGNVGYNPGYNPQTGKGGNNFHQSNNQQGAGQRNQNNRNANPQGQKSRQDRRESRGLFDNYTPLNTPRTAIYNINNKMDGWRRPPPMQSRERNVKKFCDFHNEHGHLTEDCRDLKDNIEDMVRKGYFSQYRARQGNGNNNSVGGNPTNSYRPQQQNQQQYPRIEQPYQPPRIEQKQPETSARAEQRDGGKKPPVYVISGGPVHGGTISSASRSLEEHRHMVNFHNTRVWPNPPSIPVMTFSESDCRGIIFPHDDPLVLTIDIANADVNRVLVDGGSSANIIFWEAFKQLHIPEDELQRVNYPVIGFSGSTVYPEGSIRLPVKIGEGSEMRDLMVDFLIIKVPAAYNVIIGRPFIHDVQAVVSTYHLTMIYMSNLERPAKIRGSQLAARSCYLTALRTPGRMVPEVNLTTEPARQEIHLTTKPARQEQLSKRKSCTKRGRTDLNMEHFDERPVSAPRPMPDGLTENIELEAGNMDRTVVIGTEMGSDMKVNLISLLREYADIFAFSADEMPGIDPEIMVHRLNADRNVRPVRQKKRNFSTEKMTAIQEEVDKLLAAGFIEPCDYPEWLANVVMVKKSSGSWRMCVDFTNLNRACPKDFYPLPRIDRLVDSTSGHAMLSFLDAFSGYHQVSLHKSDRKKATFITDAGVFCYKAMPFGLKNAGATYQRLVDKVFADQKGRNVEVYVDDSIVKSRKEEDHVSDLRETFETLRKYRMKLNPKKCVFGVRSGKFLGFLVSERGIDANPEKVEAIISLPQPKSVKDIQRLTGKMAALNRFVSKSADKQMPFFTTLRQNKKFKWGPAEQEAFEALKSHLKNLPTIARAKEGGKLQLYISASPKTVAAVPVAETENKGQQPVYFVSHVLNGPETRYTLVEKMAYAVLIAARKLRPYFDAHTIEVLTNFPLEKAISKLDTSGRLLKWAIELSEFDLEFRPRTAIKAQALADFIVEASYQEDEIQAEVWDVSVDGSAAQTGSGAGIIMKSPAGDIFEYAIKFTFNASNNEAEYEAAIAGIQMCLAADAKRVILTTDSQLVASQFSGEYEAKEPSMVKYLEKLRSVSAQLEKFIINLVPRAENTLADALSKLASSNVADLKRTVMMEVMNKRSTESEIIRVMAITTTSEWYDNIQTYIQTGALPADFAEAKKTRRDSVWYIILWGRLYKKSFSLPFLRCLTAFESARLIEEMHEGTCGNHAGGKPLSIICQRQGYYWPTMLEDCRAYVKKCEKCQKFSAVINLPANDLMPILNPIPFAQWGMDIVGPFPMAAGGRKFLIVAVDYFTKWIEAEPVAKITANQVKKFIWKNIITRFGLPQAIVFDHGAQFDCAPIQCFLGLYRVKLAHSSVCHPQSNGQAEAANKQILAALKKKLEDCKGKWADLMPEIPWCNRTAIKEATGKSPFKLSFGSEAVIPAEMALPTMRIQHYDEERNDQLLRHQLDFMPEIRMKAEVSSAAYKSRMSRAYNKKVKHRPLGVGDLVLRRTAATGKGNAQGKLTANWEGPYQIWEEIVPGSYRLMQMDGTTLKNSWNASTLRKYYV